AGGGTCCCGTCTCGCCCATCTCCCAGAAATTATCGTGCTTGTTGCCGCGGATGATATGGTCCGCGGGCAGGTACCGGAGCCAGTAGTCGTAAGCCTCCTGGTCGAACGGCACGCCGTCCTCCTCCGAACCTTCGAACACCGTGGCATACATCCGCTCGGCGGGCAGTCCGTAGACGCCGTGGAGCAGTTCCCAGGCCCACTCGATCGCCTCCTTCTTGAAGTAATCGCCGTAGGACCAGTTGCCCAGCATCTCGAACATCGTATGGTGGTAGGTGTCGTGGCCGACCTCCTCCAGGTCGTTGTGCTTGCCTGAAACGCGCAGACATTTCTGCGTATCGGCCGCACGCGGATACTTGCGGGGGGCGTTGCCCAGGAAGATGTCCTTGAACTGGTTCATGCCCGCGTTGGTGAACATCAGCGTGGGGTCGCCCTTGACGACCATCGGGGCCGAAGGCACGATAGCATGCCCTTTCGACTCGAAGAAGTCGAGAAAGGCCTGACGAATTTTATTTGACTCCATGATATATTGATTTATCCTATTTTCACGTTCTTGATTTCGGGTTGCAAAATTACACATTTTAAACTAAATTTGCATCCTATTAAAGGAGATTTTTCCGCGATGGGCGAAAAAGGACACAGATTCGGAACCGAAACGCTTCGGACAGGCGCAGAGGAGCTGACACACGAGGCGCAGGTTCTCACGCACGGCGTGATGACGGCCCCGTTCCGGCTCCGCACCTACCGCCTGATCCGCAAGATCCTGATCGGATTCATCCTCGTGTCGATCGCCAACGTCCTCTTCTCCTACTTCTTCTACACGCCCAAGATGTACCGCATCCTGCGCGACAACCGCGAGACGGTGATCAAATACCGCATTCTCCAGGACCGCATCCGCACCGCCCAGCAGCGCGTCGACGAAATACGCCACCGCGACAACTACGTCTACCGCTCGCTCTTCTCGACCGACACGCTCTCGATCCCGGGCGTGTGGCAACCCTACCCCGATTCGAAATACGCCCCGCTCGCCGCCGACGACTACGCCCCGCTGATGGTCGGGACATGGCGGCAGCTGGACGCGCTGGCCCGGACGATCTACCTCGAATCGGTGTCGTTCGACGAATTGCAGCAGTTCTCGAAGAACAAGGAGCAGCTCTCGGCAGCCGTCCCGGCCATCTGGCCCATCGACCGCTCGGCGCTGCACAACAACCACATCGGCGCCTTCAGCGCGCGCCGCATGCACCCCGTGCTGGGCTACATCCGCCCCCACACGGGCATCGACTTCGGCTGCGACTGCGGCACTCCGGTCTACGCCACGGGCGACGCCGTGGTCGAAACAGCCTCGGCCAGCGGCTTCAACGGCGGCTACGGCAAGCAGGTGCTGCTCAACCACGAATTCGGTTACAAGACGCGCTACGCCCACCTGAACGAGGTGCTCGTGAAACCCGGCGAGCGCGTCACGCGCGGCCAGATCATCGCCCGGACGGGCAACACGGGGCGTTCGACGGGCCCCCACCTCCACTACGAGGTGATCCACAAGGGCGTGCCCGTCAACCCGATCAACTATTTCAACCGCAACATGACCCCCGAGGAGTACGAACGCCTGATGGAGAACATGCGCGAGACCAACTTCGAAAAGCTCTGACATGGCAGGTAAAAAGGATTTAGAGCGTCTGCGCAGGCGCAGGCGGCGCAAGCAGCGGATCATCCGCGCCACGGTCCACCTTTTCGTGTGGCTGGGGATGGCGGTGCTCTACTACGTGGGCTTCTCGGTCTTCTTCGACACGCCGTTCGAATACCAGATGAAGCACTCGACCGACCGCCTGCGCCGCGAATACGAGGCGCTGTCCGCCCGGTACGACTCGCTCTCGACCGTTCTGGGAAACCTTTCGGAACGCGACCGCAACGTTTTCCGCATCCTCTTCGAGTCGGAGCCGTACGATTTCGACTCGGAGCACGAACAACGGCAGAGTTCGACCTACGAAAAGATCGTGGGCCGCTCGACGCGTCAGCTCAAACGCGAACTGCGCGAGAGGGTGAGCGAAATGGAACGACAGCTCGAAACGCTCAACGCCTCGTACCTCGAACTGCAGGCGCGCATCGACACGGCGGGCCGCAGGTGCGACAACATCCCCTCGATCCAGCCCGTGATCAACAAGCAGCTGACGTTGCTCACAGCCTCCTACGGCATGCGCATCCACCCCTTCTACAAGACGCTGCAATCGCATCAGGGCGTGGATTACACCATCCCCGAGGGTTCGCGCGTCTTCGCCACGGCCGACGGCGTGGTGCGCGACGCGGCGCAGCGCAACTCGACGCAGGGCCAGACCGTAGTGATCGACCACGGCAACGGCTACGAAACCTCGTACAGCCACCTCTCGAAGATCAACGTCCGCAAGGGCCAGACCGTGCGGCGGGGCGACATCATCGCCCTCTCGGGCGACACGGGCCTTTCGCTGGCCCCCCACCTCCACTACGAAGTGCGGCTCGACGGCATGCGCGTCGACCCGATCCACTATTTCTTCATGGAGCTGACCCCCACCGAGTACCAACGCCTGATGCGCATCGCCCAGACCGGCATGCAGTCGTTCGACTGACCCGGCCAAGAGCCGGGATTCAGGCGGCAACGAGCCTTTGGAACGAGTCATAGCCGATACACGCCTTCGACCGAATAGCAAACCGAAAAATGGAAAATTCTGAAATCCGCCTTCTTCTGCTCGATTTCGACGGCACGCTGGCCGACACCCGGCGGGCCAACACGCTCTCCTACGTCGCGGCCCTCGGCGAAGCGGGCTACACGCTCACCGAGGAGGAGTACGCCGCCAATTACTTCGGAATGCGGTGCAACGAGTTTCTCACACGCTTCGGAATCGCCGACCCCGCCGAACGCGAGCGGCTGCGGCTTCGCAAGATCGCCCTCTACCCCACGTTTTTCGACACCGTGCGGCTCAACGAACCCCTGTGGACGTTCTGCCGGCAGTTCCGCGCCGGCGGCGGCCGCGTGTGGGTGGTCTCGACGGGCAGCCGGGCCAACATCGACAACGTGATGCGCCACCTGGGAATCGGCGGCCCCACGGCAGAGGGCGGGGTCTCCGAAACGGGCTTCCACTCCGGCGGAACGGACCCCGCAGCGCCGCTGGGCCGTGTCGACGGCATTCTCTCGGGCGCCGATGTGGAGCGTCCGAAACCCGCTCCGGACTGTTTTCTGGAGGCCATGCGCCGCGAAGGCTGCACGCCGCGCGAGACGCTGATCTTCGAGGATTCCGCAATCGGCATCGAGGCGGCACGCCGCAGCGGAGCGTCGTATTTCGTGGTGAAATTGTAGACTTAAATCTTGGAGACAATCCGATCCCGACTCGATGCCGGGGCCGTTAAGCGACGGACCGGCTAAAAGCGCAAGCGGAAGGGACGGGGCGCGTGCGCCCCCGCGAATAGTCGCCCGGAGCCAGCGTTAGCCGGTTCGTCGCAGGCAAAGGCATCCGTCGGGGAGTTTTTGGTACTTTTTGCGGAAAAAAGTACATGAAATCCCGCGGCCGCAGGCCGCAAAAACTACCTCTTGCAAATCACGTTGAAATCGCAGAAGTTGCAGGTGTCGGCGTCCTCGCACTGGCGGAAGGGCACCGAGGGATCGTAGAGCTCCGCCAGCGTTTGGCGCACCAACTCCTCGAACCGTTCGGCATAAAGCGTGTAACGTCCGCCGCGGACGCCCGTTTCCCGGTCGTCGAGCGTCGGCAGGTAGTCGGGACGGTTCATCGCCCGCACGTAGTAGAGCGCGGGTTCGGCGTCGACGCCCCGCGTGCGGTAGAGCATCATGGCGTAGAGCAAGGTCTGGAGGATGTTCGAAAGCCGCTGTTTGCCCTCGCCGCGGAAAAGGCTCTCCATCCCGGCGAACTCCAGGTGCGGCGCCCCGGTCTTGTAGTCCACCACACGCAGCGTTCCGTCGTCCAGCGCGTCGATGCGGTCGGCGATGCCCGCGAACTTCATGCAAAGGGGGCGGCCCGCCGCCGTGAAATCGAATCCGTATGCCACTTCCTGCTCCAGCCCCGTGACCGTGAAGCCGTCGTGCGCCGCATCGTAGGGCATCACCCCGCCCCGCAGATAGCGTGTAACGATGTCTTTGACCAGCAGCAGGTTGCCCGTATAGTCGTCGGTCGTGGCCGCGGGGTCCTGCAAATAATTCTCGTTGATCGCCGCCTCGACCGCCGCGGCGATCTCACCCGTGCGGATCATCGCCCGCAGGGTCTCGCCGGGGTGCGCCTCGCCCACGATCCGGGCATAGAGTTTCTGCACCGCGGCGTGAAGGATCGTGCCGAACATCGGGGCGTCGACCTCCTCGGCGATCTCGTCGTCGGCCTGGAGACGCGCCACGGAGTGAAAATAGAACCGCAGGGGACAGGCCACATAGCGGAAGAAAGCCGTCGGCGAGAGCGTGGCCTTCGATTCTGGGTCGGTGAAGCGTCCGAGACGCTGCATGATCCCCTCGTCCTTGGCCACCTCGATCGGATCGGTCTCGGCGAGGTTGACATCCACACCCACCTCGACCTTCCGGACGGGAAATCCGCTCTCGTAGTCGAGCTGGTAGATGTAGCGGCTCGGTTCGCCCGTCGATTTGTCGTCGGCGTGCGAGCAGTAGAGCATCCACACCCGCCGGGCGCGCTGCACGAGGCGGTAGAAATAGTAGGCGTAAACTCCCTCGTGGTGCTCGGGCGTGGGCAGTCCGTAGGCCGCCCGCAGGTTGTAGGGCACGAACGACGCCTGCGCCATGTGGTTGCCCGGGAAGTTGTCGTCGTTCATCGAGAGCAGAACGACGTTTTCAAAATCGAGGTTGCGGGTTTCGAGGATGCCCATGACCTGCACCCCTTCGAGCGGCTCGCCCTCGTAGGGGATGCGCACGGTCTGCAAATGGCGACGCAGCAGCGAGGTGTAAACCTCCGTCGTCAACTCGATGTCGCACTCGTCCAGCGAATTGCGAAGTTTGGAAATCTCCTCCGAAATCACGGCCAGAAACTCCACGCGCTGACGCCGGTCGTCGCCCTCGTAGGGCGTCCGGGCCACGGCGGCGACGACCCGCAGCAGCCAGTCGGACAACTCGCGCCACGCGGCGGCGGGCGAAAAGATCATCCGCAGCAGGTCGTTGCGTCCCAGCCATGCGGCGTCGACCGAAATGCGCCGTTCGCGCACGATCTCGTCCTGCATGGCGCGGGTCTCGCGGGCATCGCTGTCCGCGACGTAGGGGTGCGCGAGAATGCCCACGGCGTCGGCATGGTAGAACGTGCATCCTGCGCCCTTCGTGCGGCGGTGGGCCTGCAACTCCACGAGGCGTTCGACGAAGGTGTAGGCCAGGCTGGCCCGCAGCGGATAGCCCATCGTGACGTTGACCTTCCCGATCTCGGGCGGCAGGGCGTAGAGCAGCGGCAGGAGCAGGTTTTCATCGGTCAGCACCACGGCGGTGCGCTTGTCCAGCGGCCCCCGTGCGGCCAGTTCCCGCAGGATTGCGGCGGCGTGCTTGCACTGCACGGCGTTCGACACGGCAGCCACGGCGGTCAGCTCCTTCGGACGCTCCATGTTGTCGTGCGACACGTCCCCGCGCGGCGGGAACTGCACGACGTTCTCGCGCACGAACATCCCGGCCTCCTGCTCGGGGCGGTCTTTATAATAGGAGTCGTAATCCCAGTAGAAATCGGTCTCGGCAGCCGTCGAGAGGAAGCGGAATAGCTGTTTCTCGCACTCCGACAGGGCGTTGAATCCCGCCACGACATATTGCCGCGCCTCGGGAAAGGCATACCCCTCGCCGCGGATGCGGTCGGCGGCGGCCCGCTGGACCATGCCGTTGTAGGCGATGCCCAGCTCGGAGAGCCGTTCGCGGAAGCGGGCGTAAACCGGCCCAAGAGTCTTCCAGATCGCCAGGAAGCGGCGCTTCTCCTCCGAGAGGTCGGTTTCGTCGGCGAGCGTCGACCAGAAACGCAGGATTTGCAGCTGCGCGGGAGTGAGGTACGAAATGTCGGCCTCGATCTCCTTGATCTCCGAGATGTTGCGGAACAGCATCGCGGCGTCGATCCGGTATTTGTCGATGGTGTCGAAATCCGTCAGGAGCATGTCGCCCCAGAAATAGAACTTGTCGAACGGCTCGGCGTGGTATTCCGAATAGATTTTGTAGAGTTCGGTGATCAGCCGCACGCGGTCCCCGGTGCGGAGTCCCGAAATCTCGGTCGTCAGATCGTCGACCGTCACCCACCGGGGCTGCCACATCGGACGCCCGGCGATGCCCGTCAGGGCGTCGACGAAGAACAGCCGCGCACGCCGCGACGGAAAGAGGATCGCCCTTTCGGAAAGCCCTTCGCCGTAACGGGCATAGAGGTCTTCGGCAACTTCGTGGAGAAAGGTTTTCATATAATGCAAAATTCACAATTCACAATAATTTAGTTTGCAGACGTTTAAAACCGACTTCAGCAAAGTCAAAATTGTGAATTATGAATTATGAATTGCGAATCACTCCACCCTTGTGATGTCGCCGCCCATGAACTTCGCGCCGCTGCGCACAATGGGCGGAGCGCCCTTGTAGGTGATCTTGCCCCCGGTCGAGGTTTTGCCCTGGAAACGGTCGGTCACCCACAGCGCAGCAACGCCCGAACTGGTGACGTTGGCCTCGGCGGCCATCACCTCCAGCCCCGCTGCTTCGAGTTTTCCGGTCGAGACGAACAGCGAAAGGTAGCGCACCGCGCCCGTCAGCGTCGCCGTGCTCTTGCCCGTAAGCTCCATTTTCAGGTCCTTGACATCCATCCGGGCCGTCACCTGCGCCATGCCGCCCACGGTCAGGTCGAGGACCGTGGCCACCAGCGTGCTGTCGAACGTCGCCACGGCGTCGGCAATGGCGACGCGCTCCAGCGAATTGTAATAAACCGTCACC
This Alistipes shahii WAL 8301 DNA region includes the following protein-coding sequences:
- a CDS encoding M23 family metallopeptidase, whose translation is MGEKGHRFGTETLRTGAEELTHEAQVLTHGVMTAPFRLRTYRLIRKILIGFILVSIANVLFSYFFYTPKMYRILRDNRETVIKYRILQDRIRTAQQRVDEIRHRDNYVYRSLFSTDTLSIPGVWQPYPDSKYAPLAADDYAPLMVGTWRQLDALARTIYLESVSFDELQQFSKNKEQLSAAVPAIWPIDRSALHNNHIGAFSARRMHPVLGYIRPHTGIDFGCDCGTPVYATGDAVVETASASGFNGGYGKQVLLNHEFGYKTRYAHLNEVLVKPGERVTRGQIIARTGNTGRSTGPHLHYEVIHKGVPVNPINYFNRNMTPEEYERLMENMRETNFEKL
- a CDS encoding M23 family metallopeptidase, producing the protein MAGKKDLERLRRRRRRKQRIIRATVHLFVWLGMAVLYYVGFSVFFDTPFEYQMKHSTDRLRREYEALSARYDSLSTVLGNLSERDRNVFRILFESEPYDFDSEHEQRQSSTYEKIVGRSTRQLKRELRERVSEMERQLETLNASYLELQARIDTAGRRCDNIPSIQPVINKQLTLLTASYGMRIHPFYKTLQSHQGVDYTIPEGSRVFATADGVVRDAAQRNSTQGQTVVIDHGNGYETSYSHLSKINVRKGQTVRRGDIIALSGDTGLSLAPHLHYEVRLDGMRVDPIHYFFMELTPTEYQRLMRIAQTGMQSFD
- a CDS encoding HAD family hydrolase, coding for MENSEIRLLLLDFDGTLADTRRANTLSYVAALGEAGYTLTEEEYAANYFGMRCNEFLTRFGIADPAERERLRLRKIALYPTFFDTVRLNEPLWTFCRQFRAGGGRVWVVSTGSRANIDNVMRHLGIGGPTAEGGVSETGFHSGGTDPAAPLGRVDGILSGADVERPKPAPDCFLEAMRREGCTPRETLIFEDSAIGIEAARRSGASYFVVKL
- a CDS encoding PD-(D/E)XK nuclease family protein, which translates into the protein MKTFLHEVAEDLYARYGEGLSERAILFPSRRARLFFVDALTGIAGRPMWQPRWVTVDDLTTEISGLRTGDRVRLITELYKIYSEYHAEPFDKFYFWGDMLLTDFDTIDKYRIDAAMLFRNISEIKEIEADISYLTPAQLQILRFWSTLADETDLSEEKRRFLAIWKTLGPVYARFRERLSELGIAYNGMVQRAAADRIRGEGYAFPEARQYVVAGFNALSECEKQLFRFLSTAAETDFYWDYDSYYKDRPEQEAGMFVRENVVQFPPRGDVSHDNMERPKELTAVAAVSNAVQCKHAAAILRELAARGPLDKRTAVVLTDENLLLPLLYALPPEIGKVNVTMGYPLRASLAYTFVERLVELQAHRRTKGAGCTFYHADAVGILAHPYVADSDARETRAMQDEIVRERRISVDAAWLGRNDLLRMIFSPAAAWRELSDWLLRVVAAVARTPYEGDDRRQRVEFLAVISEEISKLRNSLDECDIELTTEVYTSLLRRHLQTVRIPYEGEPLEGVQVMGILETRNLDFENVVLLSMNDDNFPGNHMAQASFVPYNLRAAYGLPTPEHHEGVYAYYFYRLVQRARRVWMLYCSHADDKSTGEPSRYIYQLDYESGFPVRKVEVGVDVNLAETDPIEVAKDEGIMQRLGRFTDPESKATLSPTAFFRYVACPLRFYFHSVARLQADDEIAEEVDAPMFGTILHAAVQKLYARIVGEAHPGETLRAMIRTGEIAAAVEAAINENYLQDPAATTDDYTGNLLLVKDIVTRYLRGGVMPYDAAHDGFTVTGLEQEVAYGFDFTAAGRPLCMKFAGIADRIDALDDGTLRVVDYKTGAPHLEFAGMESLFRGEGKQRLSNILQTLLYAMMLYRTRGVDAEPALYYVRAMNRPDYLPTLDDRETGVRGGRYTLYAERFEELVRQTLAELYDPSVPFRQCEDADTCNFCDFNVICKR
- a CDS encoding GIN domain-containing protein, producing the protein MKKMILTAVMLAAAALCRAQQPAETGERREWLTSFTAVEVSAPLDVKFVQVPDTEAPKIVYDTKGSYTTKFRAEVKDKVLRITERSDARRPDRTSVTVYYNSLERVAIADAVATFDSTLVATVLDLTVGGMAQVTARMDVKDLKMELTGKSTATLTGAVRYLSLFVSTGKLEAAGLEVMAAEANVTSSGVAALWVTDRFQGKTSTGGKITYKGAPPIVRSGAKFMGGDITRVE